The following are encoded together in the Budorcas taxicolor isolate Tak-1 chromosome 4, Takin1.1, whole genome shotgun sequence genome:
- the LOC128046264 gene encoding peptidyl-prolyl cis-trans isomerase A-like, with protein sequence MPPPQSLPCCLDMVSPTVSFDIAVDGEPLGCISFELFADKVPKTAENFHSLSTGEKGFGYKGSCFHRIIPGFMCRGGDFTRHNGTGGKSIYGKKFDDENFILKHTGPGILSMANAGPNTNGSWFFICTAKTEWSDGKHVVFGKVKEGMNSVEAMERFGARNGKTSKITIADWRTNLINLTCVLLNHQSNPSVAQESTPSPHLLEISYNLCALAIVLWVPYFPYPPPSLAGLQS encoded by the coding sequence ATGCCGCCACCCCAGAGCCTCCCGTGCTGTCTAGACATGGTCAGCCCCACAGTATCCTTCGACATCGCTGTCGACGGTGAGCCCTTGGGCTGCATCTCTTTCGAGCTGTTTGCAGACAAAGTTCCAAAGACAGCAGAAAACTTTCATTCTCTGAGCACTGGGGAGAAAGGATTTGGTTATAAAGGTTCCTGCTTTCACAGAATAATTCCGGGATTTATGTGCCGGGGTGGTGACTTCACACGCCATAATGGTACTGGTGGCAAGTCCATATATGGCAAGAAATTTGATGATGAGAATTTCATCCTGAAGCATACAGGTCCTGGCATCTTGTCCATGGCAAATGCTGGCCCCAACACAAACGGTTCCTGGTTTTTCATTTGCACTGCCAAGACTGAGTGGTCGGATGGCAAGCATGTGGTCTTTGGCAAGGTGAAAGAGGGCATGAATAGTGTGGAAGCCATGGAGCGCTTTGGGGCCAGGAATGGCAAGACCAGCAAGATCACCATTGCTGACTGGCGGACAAATCTAATAAATTTGACTTGTGTTTTACTTAACCACCAGAGCAATCCTTCTGTAGCCCAGGAGAGCACCCCTTCACCCCATCTGCTCGAAATATCCTATAATCTTTGTGCTCTCGCTATAGTTCTTTGGGTTCCATATTTTCCTTATCCCCCTCCAAGTTTAGCTGGATTGCAAAGTTAA